Below is a window of Niabella agricola DNA.
TTAGGGTCATCTAACAAAATGAATTGAAATGTCGAAAAATTATATACGGGTGATCGGGTTTGCCTTGCTGCTGATGGTCGCAATGATGGCTTGTCAGAAAATGCTGCCCGGAGCGCCGGCCAAAGATCAACTGCTGGATGGCCCCGTAGAGGGACTTACAACGGATCAGCACCTGCAGTTCCTGCGGGGGGATGTAGCGTTTAATGACGAAGTGTTTGTGGCAGAAACCGGCCTGGGGCCTTTATTTGTGGCTACATCCTGTGGCAGCTGTCATGCAGGCGACGGAAAAGGCCATCCGTTTACTACATTAACGCGCTTCGGACAACCGGATACATCAGGTAACCGGTACCTTCAGCAGGGTGGCCCTCAGTTACAACATCGTGCGTTGCCTGGTTTTTTACCCGAGCAGCTTCCCGCCGGAGCCACTTTCTCCCGGTTTATGCCTCCCGCAAATACAGGCCTGGGCTTCCTGGACGCCGTACCGGATGCAGAACTGCTGAAATATGCAGATCCGGATGACGCGGATGGCGACGGTATCTCCGGAAGACCCAACTGGATTACATTGCCCGGCTATTGTTCCCTGAGAACGGGTGCGGTACAACAGAATGGAAAATATATCGGGCGGTTTGGTAAAAAAGCTGCTGTGTATGATTTATTGCAGCAAACAGCCACGGCTTATAACCAGGATATGGGTATTACTTCTGCATATGAGCCGCACGATACCTATAACGGGCACGCCATTGACCCGGAGATCAGTATTGCCAAAGTACTGGATGTGGTCTTCTACCTGAAAACACTGAAAGTGCCCTTTCAACGCAAGCCGGAAAACGCAGTAGTAAAGGCCGGCCGGCAGCACTTCCTGGCGCTTCGCTGCAGCAGTTGCCATGTGCCGGAACTGAAGACCGGTTATTCGTCCATCGCTGCGCTTTCGTACAAAGTTTTTTATCCGTACACCGACCTGCTGTTACACGATATGGGGCCTGGCCTAAATGACGGATATACCGAAGGAACTGCCTTGCCGGAGGAATGGAGAACGCCTCCGCTCTGGGGGCTGGGGCTTTCAATGAATGCGCAGGGCGGAAGCTATTTCCTGATGCATGATGGCCGGGCGGGAAGCATCCGTGAAGCGATTCTCATGCATGGGGGAGAAGCACAGCAAAGCCGTGATCGTTTTCAGCAGCTAACGGAACCGGAGCAGCAAGAACTGATTAAATTTTTAGAAAGTCTTTAAATACGTGCATACAACCATTGCTTTTAACACAGAGATGGATAGCGCCGCCTGGTGACAACCTGCAGGTGCCCGGCCCGTAAAATGATAAAATTAAATTATGAAACGGCAGCAATTTTTACAACAATGTGGTTTTACCTGTTTGGGTATCCTGGGGCTGGGCGCGCTTGCGGAAAGCTGTACCACATCCAGGCATCTGCAGATGCCCATCAACGGCCATAACCAGCTACAGGTGCCGTTATCGGCTTTTATTGCGGAAAAAAAAGATTCTACTCAATATAAACGCTACCTGGTGGTTAGTAATGAGCGCCTGAATTATCCCATTGTTATCTACCGGGAAAGTGCTGCTGATTATACAGCGTTATTACTGCGCTGCAGTCATCAATATAACGAACTAAATGTTGCCGGAGCATTGCTTACCTGTCCAGCGCACGGCAGTGAATTTAATACAAAGGGGGAAGTTGTGCAAGGCCCAGCGGATGCGCCATTACGCGTTTTCCCTGTTAAGGTCGAAGAAAAAAGCCTGTTGATTGATCTGGCATGAGGGCATTACTGCCGGTGTCCGGACGCATACCTCTGCTGAAAATTTTATCAAACCTGTAATCGCCTGCCTGGACAGGCGTCCAAGAAACTTATCGGAATGAAACGTTTTTTTTTATTATTAATATTGCTGACAATGACCGGTATTGCCCGCGCACAGCGGGATACGGCCCTTTTTAAACGGATCGTTCCGGATACCGGCAGTCTCAAAATGAATATGGATGCCGTTTACAACCGGCCCTTTGTGCAGGCAGGAAAATTGCCAGCCATATTAGGAGGTTATGTGGAAGCGAACTCCGCCTACTTCAGTGAAGATGGCGTTTCGGAAGGATTGTCGTTCCAGCTGCCCCGGCTCACTTTGTTTATCGCATCTACCATCCGGAGACGGATCAAATTCCTTTCAGAAATAGAACTGGAGGAGGGCGGACGTGAGATCAATATTGAATTTGCATCGGTGGATGTGGAATTAAACCCATTGCTGAATCTTCGTGGAGGGGTTATCATGAACCCGATCGGCGCCTTCAACCAGAATCATGATGGCCCCAAATGGGAATTTATCAGTCGCCCGGTTGCAGCAACGACCATCATTCCTGCTACCTGGAGCACGGTTGGCTTTGGTGTATTTGGAAAATACGCCCGGGATAACTGGGTATGGGCTTATGAAGCTTATCTGACAAATGGGTTTGATAACAAGATTATTAACAACAATCAAAACCGTACCTGGATGCCCGCTGCAAAAGCCAATGCAGCGCGTTTTGAGGAAAGTTTTAACGGAGCGCCGTTGGTAACTTTAAAGGGAGCGGTGCGGCATCGCCGCTTAGGTGAAATCGGCATTTCCTGGATGGGCGGGGTTTATAATAAATACCGGGAAGACGGGATTGACCTGGATAAAAAGAGACGGGTGGATTTTTTAGCACTGGATTATAATACCCGTTTATCAAAATGGAATACGGCCATTACCG
It encodes the following:
- a CDS encoding di-heme oxidoredictase family protein, whose product is MSKNYIRVIGFALLLMVAMMACQKMLPGAPAKDQLLDGPVEGLTTDQHLQFLRGDVAFNDEVFVAETGLGPLFVATSCGSCHAGDGKGHPFTTLTRFGQPDTSGNRYLQQGGPQLQHRALPGFLPEQLPAGATFSRFMPPANTGLGFLDAVPDAELLKYADPDDADGDGISGRPNWITLPGYCSLRTGAVQQNGKYIGRFGKKAAVYDLLQQTATAYNQDMGITSAYEPHDTYNGHAIDPEISIAKVLDVVFYLKTLKVPFQRKPENAVVKAGRQHFLALRCSSCHVPELKTGYSSIAALSYKVFYPYTDLLLHDMGPGLNDGYTEGTALPEEWRTPPLWGLGLSMNAQGGSYFLMHDGRAGSIREAILMHGGEAQQSRDRFQQLTEPEQQELIKFLESL
- a CDS encoding Rieske (2Fe-2S) protein, translating into MKRQQFLQQCGFTCLGILGLGALAESCTTSRHLQMPINGHNQLQVPLSAFIAEKKDSTQYKRYLVVSNERLNYPIVIYRESAADYTALLLRCSHQYNELNVAGALLTCPAHGSEFNTKGEVVQGPADAPLRVFPVKVEEKSLLIDLA